Proteins encoded together in one Schumannella luteola window:
- a CDS encoding polynucleotide kinase-phosphatase yields the protein MAALTVPDMSLVVLVGTSGSGKSTFAREKFAPFETLSSDFFRGLVSNDENSQAATGAAFEALRFVAGQRLKAGLLTVIDATNVRSEDRRSLVQLARDHDVLPVAIVLDVPERVCIERNAARSDRDFGARVIKRQHDELRRSMRSLGKEGFRRVHTLDGVDAIAAAEIVREPLLNDLRHETGPFDAIGDVHGCRSELEALLGELGYVLQRDELGRPVDAVHPEGRRAIFLGDLVDRGPDTPGVLRLAMGMVRSGHALAVPGNHEAKLVRSLQGKRVQTSHGLAETLTQLAAETPEFRAEVERFAHSLVGHLVLDEGRLVVAHAGLIEAYQGRASGRVRSFALYGDTTGETDEYGLPVRLPWADDYRGSATVLYGHTPTLDAEWVNNTMCLDTGCVFGGKLSALRYPEREVVSVPAEQVWYEPVKPLAPVVPVAEQRAAGSLSIEDVLGKQVVETGTHGRITVREDHAAGALEVMSRWAIDPRHLMYLPPTMSPPATSKRADLLEHPDEAFAYYRSEGVTELVCEEKHMGSRAVVLLTRNPARFDAPAGWRGVVHTRTGRAFFDDATNDEFLRRLDAAVESAGLWQELQSDWLLLDAELLPWSLKAGDMIRDQYAAVGAAATGALPHAVAALAAAAERGVDVGDLLARTRARADDASLYVDAYRRYSAQTEGLAGVQLAPFQVLAAEGATFATRPHSWHLDVAARLAAADAELIRQTRSLAVDLGDDASVAAAIEWWDALTADGGEGMVVKPMANLTRLGKGLVQPGVKVRGREYLRIIYGPDYTEPENLARLRDRNVAHKRSLALREYSLGLESLDRLVRGEPLWRIHQAVFAVLAMESEPVDPRL from the coding sequence ATGGCCGCCCTCACCGTGCCCGACATGTCGCTCGTGGTGCTCGTCGGCACCAGCGGCTCGGGCAAGTCGACCTTCGCGCGCGAGAAGTTCGCGCCCTTCGAGACGCTGTCGAGCGACTTCTTCCGCGGCCTCGTGTCGAACGACGAGAACAGCCAGGCGGCGACCGGCGCGGCGTTCGAGGCGCTGCGCTTCGTCGCCGGCCAGCGACTCAAGGCCGGGTTGCTCACCGTGATCGACGCGACGAACGTGCGGTCGGAAGACCGTCGCTCGCTCGTGCAGCTGGCTCGCGATCATGACGTGCTGCCCGTCGCGATCGTGCTCGACGTTCCGGAGCGCGTCTGCATCGAGCGCAACGCCGCTCGCAGCGACCGCGACTTCGGTGCGCGCGTGATCAAGCGCCAGCACGACGAGCTGCGTCGCAGTATGCGGTCGCTCGGCAAGGAGGGCTTCCGCCGCGTGCACACCCTCGACGGCGTCGACGCGATCGCCGCCGCCGAGATCGTGCGCGAGCCGCTGCTCAACGACCTCCGCCACGAGACGGGTCCCTTCGACGCGATCGGCGACGTGCACGGCTGCCGCTCCGAGCTCGAGGCGCTGCTGGGCGAGCTCGGCTACGTGCTGCAGCGCGACGAGCTCGGACGTCCGGTGGATGCGGTGCACCCCGAGGGGCGCCGCGCGATCTTCCTCGGCGACCTCGTCGACCGCGGGCCCGACACCCCTGGCGTGCTGCGCCTGGCGATGGGGATGGTGCGCAGCGGCCACGCGCTCGCCGTGCCCGGCAACCACGAAGCCAAGCTGGTGCGCTCCCTGCAGGGCAAGCGCGTGCAGACGAGCCACGGTCTCGCCGAGACGCTGACGCAGCTCGCCGCCGAGACGCCCGAGTTCCGTGCCGAGGTCGAGCGCTTCGCCCACTCGCTGGTCGGCCACCTCGTGCTCGACGAGGGGCGTCTCGTGGTCGCGCACGCCGGACTCATCGAGGCGTATCAGGGGCGCGCATCCGGCCGCGTGCGCTCCTTCGCGCTCTACGGCGACACGACCGGCGAGACCGACGAGTACGGTCTGCCGGTGCGTCTGCCGTGGGCCGACGACTACCGCGGCTCGGCCACCGTGCTCTACGGTCACACGCCGACGCTCGACGCCGAGTGGGTCAACAACACGATGTGCCTCGACACGGGCTGCGTCTTCGGCGGCAAGCTGTCGGCGCTGCGCTACCCCGAGCGCGAGGTCGTCTCGGTGCCGGCCGAGCAGGTCTGGTACGAGCCGGTGAAGCCGCTCGCGCCGGTCGTCCCCGTGGCCGAGCAGCGCGCCGCGGGCTCGCTGTCGATCGAGGATGTGCTGGGCAAGCAGGTCGTCGAGACCGGCACGCACGGCCGCATCACCGTGCGCGAAGACCACGCCGCGGGCGCTCTCGAGGTGATGAGCCGCTGGGCCATCGACCCGCGCCACCTCATGTACCTGCCGCCGACCATGAGCCCGCCGGCCACCTCGAAGCGCGCGGATCTGCTCGAGCACCCCGACGAGGCCTTCGCGTACTACCGATCCGAGGGCGTCACCGAGCTCGTGTGCGAGGAGAAGCACATGGGATCGCGCGCGGTCGTGCTGCTGACTCGCAACCCGGCGCGCTTCGACGCACCAGCCGGCTGGCGCGGCGTGGTGCACACCCGCACGGGTCGCGCGTTCTTCGACGACGCGACGAACGACGAGTTCCTGCGCCGGCTGGATGCTGCGGTCGAGTCGGCGGGACTCTGGCAGGAGCTGCAGAGCGACTGGCTGCTGCTCGACGCCGAGCTGCTGCCCTGGTCGCTCAAGGCCGGCGACATGATCCGCGACCAGTACGCGGCGGTCGGCGCCGCCGCGACCGGAGCACTGCCGCATGCCGTCGCAGCGCTCGCCGCGGCCGCCGAGCGCGGTGTCGACGTCGGCGACCTGCTCGCGCGGACCCGCGCTCGCGCCGACGACGCGTCGCTCTACGTCGACGCCTACCGCCGCTACAGCGCGCAGACCGAGGGGCTCGCGGGCGTCCAGCTGGCGCCGTTCCAGGTGCTCGCGGCCGAGGGCGCGACCTTCGCGACGCGTCCGCACTCCTGGCACCTCGACGTGGCCGCGCGACTCGCGGCGGCGGATGCCGAACTCATCCGGCAGACCCGCTCGCTCGCGGTCGACCTCGGCGACGACGCGTCGGTCGCGGCGGCCATCGAGTGGTGGGATGCGCTCACCGCCGACGGGGGAGAGGGCATGGTCGTCAAGCCGATGGCCAACCTCACCCGTCTCGGCAAGGGGCTCGTGCAGCCGGGCGTCAAGGTGCGCGGCCGCGAGTACCTGCGCATCATCTACGGCCCCGACTACACCGAGCCTGAGAACCTCGCCCGCCTGCGCGACCGCAACGTCGCGCACAAGCGCTCGCTCGCGCTGCGCGAGTACTCGCTCGGCCTCGAATCGCTCGATCGTCTCGTGCGCGGGGAGCCGCTGTGGCGCATCCACCAGGCCGTCTTCGCGGTGCTGGCGATGGAGTCCGAGCCGGTGGATCCGCGGTTGTGA
- a CDS encoding WapI family immunity protein, whose translation MELRDGTSGDVVVIRPVDYEFPSTVDHDDLNWLIIEGHVRAGDEEWGFRDPALQVDDARALGTWLAEVLRDEVETTVDGLFDGEPQFSALEPNIGFGFIARTTTSVTLRVFLRAESAPPSRRSDSAGRQAEFFVDLSLDADDLRLAISIWREECALFPDRFPQ comes from the coding sequence ATGGAATTGCGAGACGGCACAAGTGGAGACGTGGTCGTCATCAGACCTGTCGACTACGAATTCCCCTCGACGGTCGACCATGACGACCTCAACTGGCTGATCATCGAGGGTCACGTCCGGGCCGGCGATGAGGAATGGGGCTTCCGCGATCCGGCGCTCCAGGTCGACGACGCACGCGCGCTCGGCACCTGGCTCGCGGAGGTGCTTCGCGACGAGGTCGAAACGACCGTCGACGGCTTGTTCGACGGCGAACCTCAGTTCTCGGCCCTTGAGCCCAACATCGGCTTCGGGTTCATCGCCCGCACGACGACGTCCGTCACATTGCGCGTCTTCCTCCGCGCAGAATCGGCTCCCCCATCGCGACGAAGCGACTCCGCAGGCCGGCAGGCCGAGTTCTTCGTCGACCTGAGCTTGGATGCCGACGACCTCCGCCTCGCCATCTCGATCTGGCGCGAAGAGTGCGCCCTCTTCCCCGATCGATTCCCTCAGTGA
- a CDS encoding metalloregulator ArsR/SmtB family transcription factor encodes MADTASDIFAALAHPTRRQILQDLKDGELPAGEIAAKFSASGPTISRHLGVLRQAGLVSERRDANRILYSLVADNLALSVGDFLSTVCPEQIVLREVRKKRAPKAASATAPPANG; translated from the coding sequence ATGGCAGACACCGCGAGCGACATCTTCGCCGCGCTCGCGCACCCCACGCGGCGCCAGATCCTGCAGGATCTGAAAGACGGCGAGCTGCCGGCCGGCGAGATCGCCGCCAAGTTCAGCGCCTCGGGCCCGACCATCTCGCGGCACCTCGGCGTGCTGCGCCAGGCCGGACTCGTGAGCGAGCGTCGGGATGCGAACCGCATCCTCTACTCCCTCGTCGCCGACAACCTCGCCCTCTCGGTCGGCGACTTCCTCAGCACCGTCTGCCCCGAGCAGATCGTGCTGCGCGAGGTGCGCAAGAAGCGCGCGCCGAAGGCCGCGAGTGCGACTGCGCCCCCTGCGAACGGCTGA
- a CDS encoding NAD(P)H-binding protein has product MRIAITGGTGFVGRHLAARLDPSDTVIVSRRTGVEIDDVDALAAAFAGCDAVAHCAGINREIGDQTFQRVHVDGTRAVIEAARRAGVKRIVLLSFLRARPDCGSPYHESKWAAEQLVRASGLDYTILKSGMVYGRGDHMVDHVTKAVRTLPVFGTVGFRERTVRPVPVDDEVDVLLAALEGRIAEPTVAVMGAEELPLGDAVRRIARVAGGRVLYVPLPVWAIRVLAQLTEWTMKVPLVAKAQAVMLGEGVSEALPRAPEPPADIRPHRRFDDDRIRAALPDGGFTCRDLRWVR; this is encoded by the coding sequence ATGCGCATCGCCATCACCGGAGGCACCGGATTCGTCGGACGCCACCTCGCCGCCCGGCTCGACCCCTCCGACACCGTCATCGTGTCGCGCCGCACCGGCGTCGAGATCGACGACGTGGATGCGCTCGCCGCGGCCTTCGCGGGCTGCGACGCCGTCGCCCACTGCGCCGGCATCAACCGCGAGATCGGCGACCAGACGTTCCAGCGCGTGCACGTCGACGGCACCCGCGCCGTGATCGAGGCGGCTCGCCGCGCGGGGGTGAAGCGCATCGTGCTGCTCAGCTTCCTGCGCGCCCGCCCCGACTGCGGCTCGCCGTACCACGAGAGCAAATGGGCGGCCGAGCAGCTCGTGCGGGCCTCGGGTCTCGACTACACGATCCTCAAGTCGGGCATGGTCTACGGACGCGGCGACCACATGGTCGACCACGTCACGAAGGCGGTGCGCACCCTGCCGGTGTTCGGCACGGTCGGCTTCCGCGAGCGCACGGTGCGTCCGGTGCCGGTCGACGACGAGGTGGATGTGCTGCTCGCGGCTCTCGAGGGGCGCATCGCCGAGCCGACGGTCGCGGTCATGGGCGCTGAGGAGCTGCCACTCGGCGACGCCGTGCGCCGCATCGCCCGCGTCGCCGGAGGCCGCGTGCTCTACGTGCCGCTGCCGGTGTGGGCGATCCGGGTGCTGGCGCAGCTGACCGAGTGGACGATGAAGGTGCCGCTCGTCGCCAAGGCCCAGGCCGTGATGCTCGGCGAGGGCGTGAGCGAGGCGCTGCCGCGCGCGCCCGAGCCGCCCGCCGACATCCGCCCGCACCGCCGCTTCGACGACGACCGCATCCGCGCCGCCCTCCCCGACGGCGGCTTCACCTGCCGCGACCTGCGCTGGGTGCGCTGA
- a CDS encoding ImmA/IrrE family metallo-endopeptidase codes for MIDPWDAARRMGIRVETSAIPEAGRWYDDHRLILLRSGLGPVAERCTLAHELGHAALGHSTSTPRNERTADQWAALRLIDHGQLVRLAAAYPAQPTRWAYELDVTKKLMLAYLSGAADSRSAVRAAPPRDSRLSAPSAGRGR; via the coding sequence ATGATCGATCCGTGGGATGCCGCTCGGCGGATGGGCATCCGCGTCGAGACCTCCGCGATCCCGGAGGCGGGGCGCTGGTACGACGATCATCGCCTGATCCTTCTGCGATCGGGGCTCGGACCCGTGGCCGAGCGCTGCACACTCGCTCACGAACTCGGTCACGCGGCGCTGGGTCACAGCACGTCGACACCGCGAAATGAGCGCACCGCCGATCAGTGGGCAGCGCTGCGACTCATCGACCACGGTCAGCTCGTCCGACTCGCTGCCGCGTACCCAGCGCAGCCGACCCGCTGGGCCTATGAGCTCGACGTCACGAAGAAGCTCATGCTCGCGTATCTGTCGGGCGCCGCCGACAGCCGATCCGCCGTGCGAGCAGCACCCCCGCGCGACTCGCGACTCAGCGCACCCAGCGCAGGTCGCGGCAGGTGA
- a CDS encoding helix-turn-helix transcriptional regulator, translating to MDRQELAAFLRGRRERRSPEDVGLPAGPRRRTPGLRREEVAVLAHISTEYYVRLEQGRAPRPSAEVLAGIAGALRLTPEESDHLHTLAGTAPIRSQQLRRDVRPSILVLLERLPDTAGFVMSAAFEVLAWNDLTALLMEDFGALAPRERNLARRAFLDPDPETSPLYGISDGAEFRHHAVSELRQTLARYPDDESVAELIDELRTGSAAFARLWEQHDVRSAPMLTKTFQHPVVGPITVDCDSLALAERDQHLVLYSAPVGSPDADALALLGVLGADQRSLSS from the coding sequence GTGGACAGACAGGAGCTCGCCGCCTTCCTGCGCGGCCGTCGCGAGCGGCGGAGCCCCGAGGATGTCGGTCTGCCGGCCGGGCCGCGTCGCCGCACGCCGGGTCTGCGCCGCGAGGAGGTCGCGGTGCTCGCCCACATCTCGACCGAGTACTACGTGCGCCTCGAGCAGGGTCGCGCGCCGCGTCCGTCGGCCGAGGTGCTCGCCGGGATCGCCGGCGCGCTGCGGCTGACGCCCGAGGAGTCGGACCACTTGCACACGCTCGCCGGCACCGCCCCGATCCGCTCGCAGCAGCTGCGGCGCGACGTGCGGCCGAGCATCCTCGTGCTGCTCGAGCGGCTGCCCGACACGGCCGGCTTCGTGATGTCGGCCGCGTTCGAGGTGCTCGCCTGGAACGACCTCACCGCCCTGCTCATGGAGGACTTCGGCGCTCTCGCGCCGCGCGAGCGCAACCTGGCGCGGCGCGCGTTCCTCGACCCGGATCCGGAGACGAGCCCGCTCTACGGCATCTCCGACGGCGCGGAGTTCCGTCACCACGCGGTGTCCGAACTGCGGCAGACGCTGGCCCGCTACCCCGACGACGAGTCGGTCGCGGAGCTGATCGACGAGCTGCGCACCGGCAGCGCGGCCTTCGCCCGGCTCTGGGAGCAGCACGACGTGCGGTCGGCGCCGATGCTGACGAAGACGTTCCAGCATCCCGTCGTCGGACCCATCACGGTCGACTGCGACTCGCTCGCCCTCGCCGAACGCGACCAGCACCTCGTGCTCTACAGCGCCCCGGTCGGCTCGCCCGACGCGGATGCGCTGGCGCTGCTGGGCGTGCTCGGCGCGGATCAGCGGTCGCTCAGCTCGTGA
- a CDS encoding SDR family NAD(P)-dependent oxidoreductase produces MTNHDIQPAGLLAGKVIFISGASRGIGAAAARLFAAEGASVVLGARGADALDGVVADIREHGGTADAVALDLADDASIRAALARVDELHGRLDGAFNNAAVVQHPGPLDQTSDDDIQQQFAVNFRAHWVAMNAEAELMRRSGGGAIVNTSSIGARRANPTLPAYGAMKRALDSITESAAVTWAPAGIRVNGLHPGGTATDMIAQWESSTPGVTAQINASIPMGRMAEPVEVAQVAAFLLSDRASIVTGAIVPVDGGAGA; encoded by the coding sequence ATGACGAATCACGACATCCAGCCCGCCGGCCTGCTCGCCGGCAAGGTCATCTTCATCAGCGGCGCGAGCCGCGGGATCGGCGCCGCCGCGGCCCGGCTCTTCGCCGCCGAGGGCGCGTCGGTCGTGCTCGGCGCCCGCGGAGCCGATGCGCTCGACGGCGTCGTCGCCGACATCCGCGAGCACGGCGGCACGGCGGATGCGGTGGCCCTCGACCTCGCTGACGACGCCAGCATCCGCGCGGCCCTCGCCCGCGTCGACGAACTGCACGGCCGCCTCGACGGCGCCTTCAACAACGCCGCCGTCGTTCAGCACCCCGGCCCGCTCGATCAGACGAGCGACGACGACATCCAGCAGCAGTTCGCGGTCAACTTCCGTGCGCACTGGGTCGCCATGAACGCCGAGGCAGAGCTCATGCGCCGTTCGGGAGGCGGCGCGATCGTCAACACCTCGAGCATCGGCGCGCGTCGCGCCAACCCCACGCTGCCGGCCTATGGCGCCATGAAGCGCGCCCTCGACAGCATCACCGAGTCGGCCGCCGTGACCTGGGCGCCGGCCGGCATCCGCGTCAACGGGCTGCACCCTGGCGGCACCGCGACCGACATGATCGCCCAGTGGGAGTCGTCGACGCCCGGCGTGACCGCGCAGATCAACGCCTCGATCCCGATGGGTCGCATGGCCGAGCCCGTCGAGGTCGCCCAGGTCGCCGCGTTCCTGCTCAGCGACCGCGCTTCGATCGTCACGGGCGCGATCGTGCCCGTCGACGGGGGAGCGGGCGCCTGA
- a CDS encoding DNA-directed RNA polymerase subunit beta, whose translation MAERFHKPARIPNDHFEYHVGGEDPAVTLRRAHESAAALLARARQTTDEGVVDRLLTHTDEHGLDLVAQLWAAAGPHTLPGALWRLYLLRTAVRDDPNGAALAYRTGAAALSTIDPVVAGASEPTGPEQISALADEILRGVFQGDLGSALERASAYCRICAVGWAELADARDPADPEHATALTARAARFDSFGDDLDQAARLERRDQLT comes from the coding sequence ATGGCGGAACGGTTCCACAAGCCGGCGCGCATCCCCAACGACCACTTCGAATACCACGTGGGCGGCGAGGATCCGGCGGTCACCCTGCGGCGCGCGCACGAGTCGGCGGCCGCGCTGCTCGCCCGCGCGCGGCAGACCACCGACGAGGGCGTCGTCGACCGACTGCTGACGCACACTGACGAGCACGGTCTCGACCTGGTCGCGCAGCTGTGGGCGGCCGCCGGACCGCACACGCTGCCGGGAGCGCTCTGGCGCCTCTATCTGCTGCGCACGGCCGTGCGCGACGACCCGAACGGCGCGGCGCTCGCCTATCGCACCGGCGCCGCCGCGCTGAGCACGATCGACCCGGTCGTCGCCGGGGCGTCCGAGCCGACCGGCCCCGAGCAGATCAGCGCGCTGGCCGATGAGATCCTGCGCGGCGTCTTCCAGGGCGACCTCGGCTCGGCGCTCGAGCGCGCATCCGCCTACTGCCGCATCTGCGCCGTCGGCTGGGCCGAGCTGGCGGATGCGCGCGACCCGGCCGATCCCGAGCACGCCACCGCGCTCACGGCCCGCGCGGCGCGCTTCGACAGCTTCGGCGACGACCTCGATCAGGCCGCTCGGCTCGAGCGGCGCGATCAGCTGACCTGA
- a CDS encoding sigma-70 family RNA polymerase sigma factor — MADDAIPETGADPTPQPETSSEELLEQIAGGDRTAFAQLYDRLSARVFGLVKRLLRDHSQSEEVTQEIFLEIWQGASNYDHTKGGAISWILTMTHRRAVDRIRASQASRDRDTRIGIRDWEPDVDVVSENVEVRVENERVKVALGRLTDLQRQAVVLAYYGGYSHREVSEMLHIPIGTVKTRLRDGMIRLRDEMGVTS, encoded by the coding sequence ATGGCCGACGACGCGATCCCCGAGACGGGCGCCGACCCAACCCCTCAGCCCGAGACGAGTTCGGAGGAGCTGCTCGAGCAGATCGCCGGCGGCGACCGCACCGCATTCGCCCAGCTCTACGACCGGCTCTCGGCGCGCGTCTTCGGACTCGTGAAGCGCTTGCTGCGCGACCACTCCCAGTCGGAGGAGGTCACGCAGGAGATCTTCCTCGAGATCTGGCAGGGCGCCTCGAACTACGACCACACCAAGGGCGGCGCGATCTCGTGGATCCTCACGATGACCCACCGCCGCGCGGTCGACCGCATCCGCGCTTCGCAGGCCAGCCGTGACCGCGACACCCGCATCGGAATCCGCGACTGGGAGCCCGACGTCGACGTCGTCTCCGAGAACGTCGAGGTGCGCGTCGAGAACGAGCGCGTCAAGGTCGCACTCGGCCGGCTCACTGACCTGCAGCGCCAAGCCGTCGTGCTCGCCTACTACGGCGGCTATTCTCACCGCGAGGTGTCGGAGATGCTGCACATCCCGATCGGAACCGTGAAGACCCGACTGCGCGACGGCATGATCCGTCTGCGCGATGAGATGGGAGTGACCTCGTGA